Genomic segment of Candoia aspera isolate rCanAsp1 chromosome 2, rCanAsp1.hap2, whole genome shotgun sequence:
TTACAGTTACTAATTACTGTAAAATAAGTATTTTACTTACTAAAATAAGTAAAACGTTAAAGCTGGGTTATTATAATTACTGTATAATAACCTAGCTTTaacattttacttattttagtatttttaaatcTTCAAATTGATATGACATTCTAATACGCAGTTTTATATCATTGTTATTTTGAAACTTTCTAGCTAATTTTATAAAGCTTGTGaatttgctttctattttttcctttctgttctttttcctttttaaattcttccCCAGAATTTTCTTTGATGGTACTTGTACAATTAATAAATTATAACCCCAAATGATAAGGCTTCAGGAATAGAGGGAGTCATTGTTAAGGTGTGGGTTTGTGTATGAAATGGCTTAACGTGTGTATGGAGACTTCATCTGTGCTTGATAATTGGAAAAATTCTGTTATTGTTCTCTTAGACAAAAGATAAATTACAAGAGTGAATGCCAAAACTACTTGGGATCACTTTATTAAGCTTGATGGGAAGGTGTTTGATAGAATTTGGATTGAAAGCTGGCAGTGAACAAAATTTGGAAAGTACAGTGTAGTTTTATACCCAGTAGGGAATGTGAataccagatttttgctcttcagcgaatcattgagaaataaatgaattgaaggaaaaaaaaccttcattGCACTTCAgctgatttaaagaaagcatatgataaagagcataggcttgaattatggattgGTCTGCATGAATGTGGAGTTGAAGGTTGATTGCCGAATGTGATAAGATgggtatatgatggaagtaaagcaagcatgaaattaaattaaatggtaTGCTTAGTGAATGATTCACCCCTGAGCAGGAAGTAGAACAAGAATGTGTGAACAGGGTGAAAggagtagttgaagactttggtcatacagagaggaTGAATGAAGATCAAACTGCAAAACCAAGATCTGAAAGAAGAGCAAACCATTCAAGAGAAAGGAGCAGACCTGAGAATGTTATGGCCGGATGGAATTGATGAGCTCCTCAAAAGAGAGGggtgagaagttaaaaaaaagaaaaaaaaatgcatgaatcagtgtatggatgtggtggaaacaaggatggttggTGAGGACAGAAAGATGTGTAGAGGCATAGGGAACAATGCTGGCATAAGAAAGGCTTAGTTAGACTTCCTTTTATCTCCTGTGTTGAATTTATTTTGTTCActacttctctttttctgtgctcGGCATAATGTTCTTTGCCTGTAAAATGAATAATGCCATGGGTATGTAAgtgtataatattttttaaaaattctagacTGAGTTTCGGAACTAATTTGAAATAACATGGCTGATCTTGGAACATGTAGATTAGGACTGCATGTCTTGCTGAGCCAAAATAGGTTTACTTGTCTGTGGCTTAGTCTGTTGTGGATCTTGGAACATGTAGATTAGGACTGCATGTCTTGCTGAGCCAAAATAGGTTTACTTGTCTGTGGCTTAGTCtgttgtgtgagcccagccaattGTGATTAATTCAGTATCGCACAGCTAAGCAAACGATGGCTCAGCGTGACGAGTGAACTGAGTTGCAGCGTTAAAAGCAGGGATGCAAACATTTGCGCACAACATATGAAAGAGATTGTCTAGAAAGTAGCATGGGGTGGGAGAAATGTTAACTGAATGCACAAATAGAAAGAATAACTATTAAATTAAATCCTATGGTTTCCATTTTTGCTTGCCATCATACCTTTCAAAGATATGACCCCCTTactaatgtattattatttacttatttaaagaacttatacGGCCACCTATTTCATATAATGATCCTAGGTAGCTCACAACAACCAGTGAAAAACAAGAATACAAACAAAACCATCCTTCCCACCAGCTGCTAGACCAATCAAACTATTAGCCTCCTgactcaacccccatcctagcccaacactagggggaagaggaaggtcttcacagccttctggaaggctagggACCCCTGGAATCCCTAACACTCTTCAGGAAGTTTTCATGTTGAAAAGCAGTCTCTAAATTGTGAATGGACAACCCACAGCCCTTGGCCAAAAAAGGGTGGCCTGTGGAGCTAGGTGAACCTCTACCCATCCCTGATCCATAGGAACCAGGGGAGTCTGCTGCACTTATGGGCTGCCTGATGAGAGATGAACTTCTTTTAACAATGTGCAGCTCAGAATTGAAATTATCTATtcttggaagaaaagaaggatttcTGTGCTGCATGGACAACTGGATTGTTGGTGTGTATATCTGCATGCTTCTGAGAGGAATTGTACATATGTGCAGGTGTTATGTTAAATTCTGCAGACatattgaaataaatttgaattgAGCCTTATACCAATTCTTGTCAATTAGCAGCTGCATATACAGATTAGGGATTGCACTGATTATGTGTCTTGTTTGCTTACCTCTAGCTTTCTGGCTTGTGTGTtggtatctgtgtgtgtatgtatgtgtctatgGGCAATTTTATACATGCATAATCTAATCTGCCAAtgcttctgctttccttccaccttctttTCTGGAAGCATCTTTGTTCATATTTTAAGTTTTGCAGCACGTGCTTTTAACCTTGTGCCTGTTTCTTGTGATGTACCATGCCTATGGTTTCATCTGAAGTTCTCCTAGGCCCAGCCCCATTTCCTCAGAGGGCGAAAACAGAAGCACTGTGACCACATTCATCCTCCTGGGCTTTACGGAGAAACCTGAACTGAGTCCTCTCTTCTCCAGCATTTTCCTTCTCCTGTATGTGTTTACAGTACTGGGCAATGGCTGGATGGTCACCTTGATCAGAACTGAGCAGTGCCTGCACACCCCGATGTACTTCTTCCTCAGCAACCTCTCTCTCTTGGATCTTTGCTATTCCTCAGTCATTGCACCCAAGGCCCTGGAAGCTCAGCTACAACAGGGCAAGGCTTCCATTTCCCTGCCAGCTTGTGCAGCTCAGATGTTTTGTTTTACCACTCTGGTGACAGCAGAGTGTTTCCTCCTGGCAGCCATGGCCTATGATCGTTTCCTGGCCATTTGCCACCCTTTGACCTACACCTTACTCATGACCCACAAGAACTGCATTTGCCTTGTGCTGGGGTCTTACAGTTGTGGCTTGGTGGGCTCCATCATCCAGACTAGTGGAGCTTTCCGGTTGTCCTACTGCGGGCCAAACCGTATCAACCACTTCTTCTGTGATATCCCTGCTGTCTTGAAGCTCTCTTGCTCTGACACTCAGCTTTCTGAAGTAATCCTTTTTGCTTCCACAAGTGTCATTGCCATAGTAACCACAACCACCATCTCTGTCTCTTATCTCCGGGTCCTGTGGAATGTCCTCTGGAGCCACTCCACTCAAGGGCGACAAAAGGCTCTCTCCACCTGCTCTTCCCACCTTACCACACTGAGCCTCTTCTATGGCACTGCCATCTTCATGTATGCCCAGCCAAGGAACAAGAATGGATCACAAGATCAAGACAAGGTGATTTCCATGTTTTATACTTTGGTGATCCCTCTGCTGAACCCAGTCATCTACAGCCTGAGGAACAAAGATGTGAAAGAGGCCATGAAACATCTTTTGAGCAGGAAGATTCATAGCCTGGCCATGAGGTAGCTTTGAAGATGGAAATGGTTGAACATCAATGTCATAGGTTTGTCTTAGGATAGTCTCAAGCACAGGCAGGTAGTGTGAGAAGTCTCATGAACCAATTAGTTTACCAGTGGATGGCCTACCCCCTTTATCTTTGTTTATTCAGGGTCCTTGTAATCCATCTGCAAATGGTTAAGATCTAGCCTTGTGCCGTTTGAAAACTTGCTGAGGCTCAGGGGCTTTACAGGGCTTTATGGGAACTTGACCCTGGGGTTTCCTCCCACTATGACTTATTGCCACACCCTCTCTTCCAGGAAGGCACCACAGCCATTCTTAGCTTGTCCTCTTGCTGGCAGCTTCTCTCTGCTGCTGGACCTCTTCTGTGGGCCACTGCCATGGGGTCTCTTTGGTCAGCCTCAGCCTCTGGGACTGGGGCCTCTCTAGCAGGTCATACAATCTCCACACCAGTTTAGCAACTGGGCCTCTTCAGTGGGCTTCAGCCAATGCACAACATAGCTGGAGGGCATACTCAATAGCCTGGCCTCCTATGTCTTCTGGCTTTCCCTGATGGGCCTCTTTAGAAGCTTGCTGCTACTGGGCCACACCAGACTTCACTGATTCCCTGCTGGAGGTCTCCTCCTGGCTAGATAGTTGCCTTTCCTTCACTGCTGCAGTTTGCTTCAGGCAAACTCAGCTGGACTTGTTTCCCTCTGGCTCTTCAACCACTCAGCCTTCCACTCTGTTCAGGTTCAGCTCAGTGGAAACACTTTCAGCTCCAATAATACAGTATCTCACTCATTTCAGCctgtgtcagccctacaaggtagaccagactaagaaaccaatgccatataggtcagaactacttttattgtaacagctatggTAAcaaaatctttcaagtctgaatgtgcttctccctccctccctccctttatctttgtatgAACTAGGGAAGgctttgtctgagatgttttctcattaCTTTCCTGGTCTGGGCTCAAgctcctcttatctgactgttgccttagTAGCgtctcttcttcctgtctttcaAGGCCTTTCCTTATGCCTTCTACAGCCAGGTCCAACCTCAGGAAGAACCTCTTTGTGCTGGGCTGAAATTCCTTCTTTGACCTTGCAGTGCCATTGTGGTTGGCAGGTAGAACTGTTTCAAAGGAATGGAGGAAAGCGAGGCTACAGGGCCCTGCTTTCTCCAAGCAGTGCAAGCCTGTCTTTCCAATCAGTCTATAGAGATAAAAGCTGAAGGGCAGAAATGGTAGAAATCACCAGCTCTGATGGAAGGTTCCTTTAATAACAAAGAAATTTCAATTTAAAGAGATTTAACAAATCTCAATCTCTAAATGGCATATCGGTCATTTCTATACTTATGTCCATGAGGACTGGGATAGGAAGATGGCAGGGAAGTAACAGGAGGCAATGCAGATCAAATAGCCTGCATTGGGGTATTCAGAAGTTATGAGATAATTTACACAGTCAAAGAAGACTACATTGGCAAAGGAGGGGGCAAGATTGGGCAAGAAAGGAGAAATGATCTGCTTCGTGAGAAGAATTGTGAAATGCAGCCTACCTAATATACCCTCTCCTGTATATTATATATAGGTCTATTCAGAGTTAAGTCTAGAGTAGGGCTTACTCCAAAGTTACAAGTGCTAGAGAAGCTGATCACTGTCCTCTTCGGCTAGCCCTGTGTGCTACGAGCTATACAGATCACTGAAACAGGCTATTTGAAAATGCTTACTAAGCTTGTAGATACACCGTATGAAGTGTTACAAGCTGCAAACCACCATgagtttacttagaagtaaatcccAGTGAGAGTTAGTTCCAGATGAATAAAGGAATGCAGTCATAGCCTTTTgccaaaggaataaaaaaaaaatagcctaatCGTCATTAAGAAACAtcttgcaattattttaaacGTGTTTTGTTTCTCCTTTCCCCTCTTCTATGATAACTATTTTAAACATGCTGTAACGTAATGATGAAAATGAAGGAAATGCTGTTCTTTAAGTTATCATTATTCAATAAAGCTCTCATATGGTCTTTCCTCTTTCATCAGAACCCTTGTCATCAACAAACTATCAAACCAGTTAAGAGATATTCTTAGACAAGTTATGGACCCAGAACTGCAAAATGACCTGTCTAATTTCCAGCAGCCTTAGTTCCTGAAGATTAGTATGGGTTCAGCCAACTATCTCACTCCTTTAGATCTGCCTAGA
This window contains:
- the LOC134490091 gene encoding olfactory receptor 5AR1-like, with protein sequence MDSSPRPSPISSEGENRSTVTTFILLGFTEKPELSPLFSSIFLLLYVFTVLGNGWMVTLIRTEQCLHTPMYFFLSNLSLLDLCYSSVIAPKALEAQLQQGKASISLPACAAQMFCFTTLVTAECFLLAAMAYDRFLAICHPLTYTLLMTHKNCICLVLGSYSCGLVGSIIQTSGAFRLSYCGPNRINHFFCDIPAVLKLSCSDTQLSEVILFASTSVIAIVTTTTISVSYLRVLWNVLWSHSTQGRQKALSTCSSHLTTLSLFYGTAIFMYAQPRNKNGSQDQDKVISMFYTLVIPLLNPVIYSLRNKDVKEAMKHLLSRKIHSLAMR